The region TTTGAATACAGTATGACAAACACAATTGTTTGCAAATGAAGTTGCCCATCATCGAAAGGTTTAATGAGACAGATGGGAGAGATTCAGGGatgtatgaaaaacacaaaatacaacagAGGATCAGAACTAaatttgcttgtttttgtattctgtCTCTGGCTTATCTCCCCGAGTGTCTCATTGTCTTTAATCTATGTGATTCAGCTGATGTAATGCTGCAATCTCTTACTGTGATTAACACAATACTCTGTTATTATCTATCCACAGATTAAACAGCATCTTCAGTCGGCGTAGAATCAAGAATAAGTCTGTCTGTATTACATGTTTCTTATTAAAAACTTCATATGTTTTCAGCTGTCATCTGAGCTATATTATCAGTTATCTGGCAtcctttaaactatttttttttaaaaggaaaaatcaaAGTAATTAAACAGGTTTCCAAGGATCATTAGCTTGGCAAATTAACCTTCCTAAAGTCATCATTAGCAAGTGTTGCAGCAGGGTGATACCAGATTTCATTACAAGCTTGAGGCCTAACAAACACACCTACTGTTAACATAATCAGCTCAGCTGGATAAACTTCCAAACCTCTCTGTTGAATAAGAACTTTTATACGAGGGTCATTTGCCATTTGCACATTTGAGCGCTTTTGTTTGGATGAGATACAATTACAGGCTTGGGGTTGTCATGTTGCTTCTCCACATCAACTAGACAGATCCCTCCCACCGCACATTAACCACGGCTTCACACACATCCCCCTTTTAGTTCTACTGTAAAATCTACGCCGCACATGTCGGCTTAAAGCCCATCACCATGAAGGATTGATCATCAAAGCAATGTTAAATCCTGTCTGCTGCGGGCTGAGGAAGGAAGAGCGGAGACTCCCAAAGAACAGAACCTTGCAGCTGGGATGATACAGACGGTAATTTGCTTTCACCttttgaaagaaacaaaaaaaaatcacacacacagaaatagatgtacacaaacacgcacacacatataccgactcacatgcacacacatttgcaacagcagcagctcgagAGTAATTCAGCACTCAGAAGGATTTCATGTCTCTGTGGAGAAGAATGTCTATTTTTAGCTGGGATATAAATAGATCTTTCTCTAGCTCCAATGCTTGCATTCATGTTCTAGCCTTTACTGtatattattctttttcttatctccatgtgtctctgtggacttgtttttttttttcagacacatCTGCTTCCCTcctgaatgtgtgagtgtgtgtgtcagaccgAACATGAACCGTTTGCTGGCTTGAGCTGCAATTTGTCTCAGTGACATTAGTGCTGCGGTGTAGAGGTCTCAGCAGGGACACAGGAGAAAAGGGAAACCGTAATTGGTGAGTGGTCGTCACATTCATCAATGCACTCTCCCGAGGACCAGTAAACGCACCCAACATGTCAACAAAGCATCTAGCTCTCCACACAAGCGAATACTGGATCATGGAGATTGATAACATCCTCTCTAGAGCAAGAAATGAAGATGCTTTAAACCTCCgacagtttgtttttcctcctgatGTGTTCAATTAAAAATAACCAGAAGTCcaaaatgtgacaacatgatggaaaaaaaaaaaaaacctgttaatcTACACTCACTTCATCACCAGGCAAGTGGACACGATGGAGCAGAGGGACTTTGGTGACTTATCGAGGATGGAGGGGAGGGGTTTGAGCCAGGGAGCAACTTTGTAGCCGTGGAAACAGTTGCTAAGTAGCGGAGCAATGGCATCCctggatgaagaggaaacaaagatgtgattgtgaccagaggcaaattaaaggaaggaaaggaggagatgTTGTGcagaattttacattttaaatagcaaaaaaaaaaaaaaaaaaaaaaaaaactgggtgAATGACTGAgttctttaaatacatttttaaattcaagaaGGTAACTCAATGTCACAACATCTGCCTCAGTCCTGTTTGTCTCCTTCAGCACTGTCACTCCCTCACAGCTCATGCATTTCCTAGAAGCTGTCCAGACTTATAAATCTCCAACCGATGCCCTCAGACTTTTTCCACAAGTCACCAGTCACCTTAACTCATCCACCCACTCACCTGTTTATCATTCTCTAAACATTTTTATGCCCGCCCCAGTGTGGGCCAAGATAAGCCGCAGTTGTCACCGCATAAAGTCAAAAGTATGGtcaataaaaattaaatattcaaCTTTCAATTTCACCGCAAAAACATCAATATTACGGGTAATTGTTGGTCCCATCTGTGCCACATATATATTCTTCAGGTGTGACTCCTCAAGCTTCAGCACACTACTCCTTCATCTCAGCACTGtcttctcctctttcccccCCATCCGCATCACCCCGTCACCTCCCTCGCAGCTGTGAGATCTGagtgacagaaaacagagacaaagaggacaTCCCATTAATATGCTAATCCACGTGGGGATGACTTGAACACACCGAGCAGAGTCAGAAATACACGCAAACTGTGGGGGGACGCTGTGTGGCATCGAAGAGGAAAGGCGATTAGGATGTATTGTAGAGGGAAAGCTGTGGAGGGTTTGTGGAGGGAGGGAATCCCCGCATCCTCACACCACCAAAAGAAAAGCTCTCCGCCTGTTAATCCTTGCAATAGAAATCATGACTTTTTGAAATGATTCTACAGAGTGGTTTAAAGCAGGTGGATCTTGCAGCAGGTGCGACTAATGTGTCCTCTCCATGTGCGGCCCTGCTTGCTCTCCGCTGCCATCAATAATCCATGCAGCCTGCCCGTAGAGACAGCAGAGCACTGAAGGCTTATGTAAGAGTGTGTCAGGTCTGAAAGTCAGGCTGGGATTGACTCTCCAGGACCTGAATGATTGGCACAAGCCAAGGAAACCACACGAATGTGCACATATCTCTGTTGACAGTGGACAAACAAGCAGCATATGTATTGCAGAAGCCTATCTAGAAGAGAAATATCCTCTAGAAAGAATCTGCAGGATGCCGTGAAATATGTCACGCAAACCCCGGTTTGTTTTGATTCTGATAAGGCCGTTGACGGTTTGAAATGGGTTTTGAAGATGTCGCCTGCTTTTCCTCAGACTCACTGACCAGAGGGATGAGCGGGAACAACCTGCTCTTTACTCTGTCTCTGTAAATGTACCGCGCTCAGAAGACTCCCCCTGCCTCGCAGAGAAAGACAGCCAGCAACTGTTTCATTCCCCTTATCTCCCAGGCCAAAATCCCCAGCCTCCAGAAAGCAATTTAAaggccagacagacagacagacagacagacagacagacagtggagagagacagacagacagacagacagacagacaggagagataGACAGCTAGAGAGGTGCAGGACTGCAGCCTCATGATAACACCGGAGGAATCAGGTTCCCTTGGATACAACAGGCTACATCCAAGTCAAGAGTAAGTACAGTAAACAtgcatttgaataaaataaaataaaatgatgaaatacAAATGACTTTTCACTCAACACAGACGCTTAAATCTTATTTTCAGCCTGTGATGCTGTTCAGATTATTAATGATGTAAAATCGTCTGTACGAGGAACCATGcaagagattaaataaatcttaaataatatttatgtttGATGAAAGTGGTGGTTTAAAGTTAGGCCTGCTTGAGAAGAGTAGGCTACAACAGAAGAGTTAAATTAACTCACACATTGCTGTTCTTCTTTGAAGTCATGCTCAGGCTACAAAGCttaaatgtgtgtaatgtgtacTTTGAAACAGGTATCCAGTTAAAAATATGAAGTGGGTCTGACTAgttatgatttatttacagccttatttcgacttcaaacaacatgttttcaaaCTCAATAGCTACCGTTGGAGCATGTGCATATGAACACTTACCTTTCTGTTTGATGTGGTAAGAAGctatgaaaagaaaagtgaacaTTTCTAACAGTCACGTTAGCTTTGCCTCTGTTACTCTCTAAATATTTGGTAAACACAGCAAAGGTTACCTAATTAGCAAGCAAACGTGCCTTTAAGCTAACACAGTTATGTTGACTAGACatgaattcatttcatttcattttacctttatttattctcgagagggcaagccctcatttacaatgacgtcgagagtacaattaaaactaataagagacaaaaaagacaaaaaacaacaaagacaaaatacatagattataagaccagaagaataagcagtaagcaggtaactacagttaataacatttacactcatgagtacagtgagctgtgatcaagtttttaaattgacccatggtaaccattgtattgagtttgaatgtgttttgtattgtgttccaggtgtgtgcagcacaaaaggtgaaggatgttttcccaaagttCGTTTTTACATGTGGAACCGTTAACATTAGCCAGTCACTTGATTGAGTCTGATACTGATTATCAGCCCAGATTAATAAAGATGTGATGTATGCTGGTAGATTACCCgcaagtgatttataaataaatagcagccAATGCTGTTCACGTCTAACTGTTAGTGAAGATCCAACCAACTTTATCGTACAGGATGCAATGATGAGTGGAATATTTATCACCAGTGATAAATCTGAGGGCGGAGTGATAAACTGTCTAATGATTTTAGGGTGGAGGCAgaagcatgtctataaatgacatccCCGTAGTCCAGAACAGATAGGAAGATGGCTTCAATTATTCGCTTTCTACTCACTAAAGGGAAGTTCACTTTGTTTGGGGGATTGATCCAACCAGATGCCAAGATATTTATAATGAGGTACTCTTTCAATATTGTGACCTTCCAGAGTTGTTATATGCAAGTCATTGTCTGTGGTATTTCTGGCTCGTGCAAAGAGCATGTATTTAGTTTTCTCTGCATTCAGTAATAACTTTAAATCAAGGAgtgcattttgtaatttgtgaagtgcttcttgtaaagtttcCATTGCTAAGTGTGCAGTCTcagcaaaacaatacaaaactgtGTCGTCAGCGTAGAGATGCGCCTTACAATTTGTAAATACAGAagcaatattattaatatagatCGTGAACAGCACAGGACCCAAtacagaaccttgtggaaccccTTTTAACACTATCAAATAATAAAGTTACCTTTtcacacaagttaaaaaaaacgtaAATTGTATCAGAAAAATTATCATCTCatcctttttctgtttggttttcataacaaaggaaataagTGTGTAACACTCACACAGTTACCCACCTTTGAATGTCATGCTTTATCTGTTCACATGCACAAGTTAAGATGTTCCCTGCAATTTTAGAAAAAAGTGTTGCTTTTTAGAGGATAAAAATATGTTCAATTTTGGCATTGGTTGCAAAGAAACAGCATACATTATTGGTCCATTAATCAACTCTTGCCGTAGGATTATTGCAGTGAAGCAGAAAGTTTATGAGCCAAGTTTAAAGAAATACTTCAGTATAAGTAAATCAACTGTGTCctgaatgttttctttccacCTCTTCCATTAGGTGGATTAATAATCTTGGCTACACTAGAAATACAATCATCATATATGTGTGAGTTTGTTTATATTCCAGGTTTAGTCTTGGTCTTAATGCCACTGTGTTTGATTTGTAAAGCTCTTCAGGTGAGAGAGGGAGCATACAAATACACTTGTCTTCCCTCTTGTTATGTAAAACTTGTCTGTGTTGTCTTCCTCTGCTTGAAAGGGGAGATCAAACATAATGCCACAGGTAATAAATCAACTGGAAGGTAATCGCCTCTTTTGGATTAGATTTGAAATGTGCTTCCAAaatatgtatactgtatattgatACAAAAAGTacagtaagaaaaaagaaaacaaaatattagCTGTATAAAGTTAGTACCATCTTAAAGTTATGCACTTGTTTCAAACTTCATGAAGCTCTGACGTAGACATTTGGTCTGAGTGGCCTGATTGTGTCTAAATCTCCTCTAAGCATTATATAGAACTCATAATTACAGCCCTGACATTATTCATCTTCCTGGAATTGCAGTCTGAAATTGAGGCCGATTCAGAAGCGGAAACCCCAATAACGCGGGCCTCTTTGCTCTGTTCCAGGAAGTAATTAATTCTAACCTGGGTGGCGGTGGTTAATTAAATATTGAGGCAGCTTAAATGGCTGTGCCATCTTTCTGCTTTATCAGTCAGTTCCTGAGATGACAGTCCCATCTCTTTTCTCTGCTCCATCAGATTAACCCACAGCTGCAGAATGTGTTTCACACTATAAGCACAGTGTCCCTCACGAGTTTTAAAGGACAGTTCAGGACAGAACAGAAAGATGAAGTAGTTGTTAGGCTTTAGATAACTCAAACGGACACACAGGTATTATGaattatgaaataaatgtatctaATGTGTCAGGAATAAATAATCCCTCAAAATACAATCCTCTTTTCCTGTTTCATGGAAACAAGCTCAGAGTCCAACCTTTACAACAGATGCATGTTGATATAACAGAGGAGTCTGGGATTATACTGACAGAGCGAGGTTATAATCTGCTCTGTCTACTTTCATTTTCAATTCAACCAGACCTCATCAGagaaaaagtcagatttttAAAGAGAGCCTCTAAATGTAATAAGTGTATTTTTAGGAAAACTGAGATAAATAGATGGAAAGAGTGATGTTAAAGTCTTCTTAAAGGACAGGTGTGTCCTACACTCTTCCAGACACTAAACAAACAGCATTAAGTGTTAAATTCCTGTCACAGGATATCACTTTTCAAACTCTGCTCTGTGTACTTTTTGGTTCAGACGAGTGCCAGATGTGGCTGCCAGTCAGATTACAGCTTTGTGAGGATTATAACTGTCTGATTTCAAACTACCTacagcacagaaaacacaccGGATGCAAACAGGGCGCCTCGtgtctttcaggtgtttctgGCTACATGAAACCAGAAACAGAGACCTGCACACTCAAAAGACCTCTGTGGAGTAAATGTTCAGATAATCGTGCCACACAATCCCTGCATGTGCTTTCATCGAGTAACTGAAGTACAACAGCAAGAGCAGATGACACAGTGAGTCTAAAGAGATTATAAATGTTGAGGATCTGACAGGTCCGCTTCATAACGGagataaacataaataaatccaCATCCAGTTTGATTCATTTAACTCTTGTTCTTAGGGGAAGCTGCCAAATGAAAATTAGAAGTGAATTACATCAGAGTAAAttcatttcacaaacaaaacctGACAGGAAACCATTCTAcacactaaaaataaatatagaacaaGAGCACCACCTAGAGGCTGCTTTCAGCTAATGCAGCTACTCAtgtcccaacatgtcctgtgcATGAGGAGGTCCAGAGAAAGAACTACAGCAACCAAATATATAGATATTTTCACTGCTTAATTTACTTCctagttaaaaatatgaaaaatagaGAAGCGCTTAAGataaacaaaaatacaactGTGGATAAAGGTTAACCATTGGTActcaacctttttattttactatatATCTACAACAAAGTAATAGAAGTTCAGGTGAGCAGTCAGAGATTTTAACAAACACTGGTAAATTAATCTTTtgataaattaaacaaaacaaccaaGGACTTGCCTTCCTTCTCAGTCACTGAAGAGATTATTTGCAACTAATAACTGCTGCACAGCTTTTTACTTTAATTATAATCTTATCCAGTCTTCAACCACAGCATTATGCAGAAGTGACTTTATTTGAAAAGCTTGTTTTCCCTAATGTCAGCTCAACATATCTGCTATAGATTTGGCTAGATGTTTAAAAAGGTGATCCCAGCAGCATTAATTACCTTAATGCTAAGAGGTTAGCAAAAACTGAATGGCTCTTCCATAtcacaaagagtgaaaaatatttagaaattctgttgaagtgtatttttttttaggctcACGCTATGAGAAGCGTCTGCTCACAAACTTCAGAATCACAAAACCAGTGTTGGAAACAAgttgaatcatttattttggaCTGAATCAATGAATACAAAACATTTGGGGTTGGCTGACAGTGCGAAACCACAGAAATTATTTACAAATGTGTTATCTACAAGGAATGAGATACTTGAAATATACTTTTCCAAAACAGGCAAAAATAGAGggacacacagagctgtgggGTGAATAAGTGCTGACATTTACACCGGGCTGTTTGGACCACAGCCAGCCGCTCAGAGCATCAGTCCAATCACTGACGCTTCatcacagtgatgacatcactcgTACCGCTGACTGTAAATACAAGTTGAAACTGCACCTTTCACCATGTGGCACCAGAACCCTCAAGAGTGATCAATAAAACAACGAGATACCTTCAGATCACCCAAGAAGAGTCCCAGTTGAACACTTTCTCTATTCTCCCTTTTGGTTCAGATATAAAACTACTTAAGAAGCCTCTTCATCGATCTTTGGCGCCAAGTAGTACTTGACATGTCCCATATCAGCGATCTTGTACTCCACCActggagaaagacaaaaagaacagTTAGGTGAGGGCCAGTCTTTGTAGCACACAGAGATTTGAGTACTAAGAGATACAGTGACTTGTACTAACCGAGGGGGATATCAGCAGACATGCTGAGGGTGACCGTCTTGGACAGCGGCGTGGCCTTGGTGAAGAAGTTCAGGTAGTTGAGGGCAAAGATCAGCTGGACGGGCTCATTCATCTCAATGGTGACCTAATGACAGAAAGTTGATTATCAACACTTGAAGTTTGTGCCTTCACAACAGTTAATTTCTGTCTTCAAATTGCCTTTTTGGGCAGCTTGTCGtccaaaacattcaaacattctttttttgataatattaacattcaacaaaaacaacaggagcTCCACAAGAGCAGAGCTGGATGATGATGCTGAGGAtcctacacaaaaaaaaccatgcCATGAACCACGTTCTGTTTAACTTAAAGTTCATTTAAaggtaaatataaatatataaatcaatacAGAACATTTAAAGTTAACGTAGTAGAGTCTGCAAATAtctggtgaaaaagaaaactagTCATTGCTCTCTAATCTATGTTATGGCAGACCGATTATTAAATGTATCCTTTATCACTGCTAGTGTTGATGTTATAGCTCAGATTGTAGATCAACTATTGCTTTGATTCAGACTCAGATAGTCTCACTTACTGCCTCATCCTCTTTGTCTACGTTGCTGGTTTGGGACAGCTTGACGTTTCCTGTGCCCAGCTCTCCTGTGGCAGAGAACTTGACTCCATCCTTGGCGCAGGAGATCATGACGGCGTCACCAATCTGGGACAGGTCACGGCAGATACGGGCAAATTCCCCAGAGGGCATCTTCACCACACAGCTATACTCCTGCTCCTGAGAGGGGGAGACGGGGGAGGATTAGGAACTCTGTGCGTGTAAATGACTGTTTACAAGACAAGGACACGCCGCAGGTGACTTACTGGAATACCCAGCTGCTCTACATCCAGGTCCATCAACTTCATCTCATAATCTGAGACTTTCTCCTGATCTGTcaagacaaaataacaaaaagttaatttaGAAAAAAGCAAAAGTGCCACTTCATTCTGTTTAATACGAATAAATCAGGAACGTACTGAGTGTCTCAAACACAAGGGCCAGTGTGTCTGCATTGTCTTCTGCTCTGAGAGTGATGATGTCTTCGTTTCCTGCACACTTCAGGATTTTTGACATGCTGTTGGAAACCGAGAGAAAAGATCATGTTAGACATGGGTTGAAAGTCTTTAAAGCAGGGTTGGCAGGGCAGAAAGATTAGAcctacaatttattttaaaaacaaacaactgctTTAGTGATTGATGGCAAGTTTTGATCttagaagaaaaatacaaaatagccTTAGTCAACACgtaaagcaaagaaagaaaagagagcttGAATGCTTAATTAAGAAGTAGGACTTTAATTGTCATCTATTGATAATTCAATTCAATCTTAAGAGACCAAATTCTGTCAActtcggatttaaaaaaaaatcaacatctATGAAGTTGACAAAACGTCTATGCGCATGCTCAGACATCATAATAGAGTATCAAAACTCATCCACAGCACCGGCGTAACGTCACAAAGAGCGGGCAGTGGGACAACGGAAGTAGAAATTTCCCGGGTTCAAGAATTCCCGCCAAGCCTCCCTGTGAAGAATTTGGCGCTAACGTGACGTCACTACGCACAATCACAATGTCGCCGGTGCCTCTCAAACGATGCCGCAGAATTAATTTTAAGTGCAAGGTGGCAATTTTAAACGGAGaaaggtttgttttaaaaacgaGTCTTGAAGGTTTTAACGGGAGCGCTGACATTAAAGAGTTAACTTTTTGGTCGGTGCAGCAGAGACATGCCCGGGCAATTCCGCCAAGATGGCCACTGCAACATAGAGCCTaactttaacaaacaaaaagatgctgaagtcaCCGTTTGATCGCATTAGTGGTTACAGCTGTATACAAAACAAACTTTCTCTTATATCAAGTGTAGTGTTTGCTCTACCTGCTGAGGTTGACCCCCATGGCCAGGTTTCTGTCGCAGCGGTACGAGTCGAAGCCGTCGTGCCTCAGGGTGAGCTGCACCAGAGAGACATGAGAGGAGTCCATGCTCTGCAGAGAGATCCCAGACGAGCTGACATCCCAACAGGCTTCTGTGATCAGATCCTTCAGAGCCTCCAGCACCTTCTTCAGGATGGATCCCTGCACCAGGCGAGCCTCAAACATGGTTGCTGCGGAGTAGTATTTAAAGTCTCAAACAAAGATGGAAGTTAGTCGTCTTTTTGCGTCACTCCGTCAAAAACTGGAGGCTGCAGCTGAagttttcacacacaaaaagtaagCTCTTAAGAGTTCAGCCTTTGTGTGTTATTGGCGagcaagaagcagcagcagcacgcaGTCACAACTCTCACTGCTGAGGAAAAAGGTTTGAGCAGAAGGCGCGCGTTAACGTCAGCCTTTAAAGACTCGGCGTCTCTGCGTCATTTCCGGATCCTTGTCGGCATCGCCCACGAAGCCCAGCGATTACACAAGTGGTTACCAATGTCGGCCATGTTGGGAGAGGACAAtttttttgaaagtgtttgacgcatcaacaaaagaaaataaactaaatcaaaactGAAATAATGTAAAAGGGATGTCCAAAACACTAAATTATAGTTATTTCAACAACAATCCCGAAAGGAAAGTGTTtggtttatttagttttgtgttatacaaacaaaaaaaaataatgttcccTTTTACAAAATTGTGGGTTTTGATCTATGTTTTTGATGTATGTTGGCATAGTTAAGAAATTATAACAGAATAATATATATTCAGACTTACGTTAACTGTTCTTTTGAATGGATCTTCATTGACCAAATGggacaaacattgtttttctttcacctcTTTTTCATCAAACGCAGTATTGCGGCATCAGTGCGACACAGAACACCgtgaaaaaataatgaatttggGAAGTTTTCATGTAAACCTTTCAAATTTTCAGTTTGAGTCTTCTGCCACACTAACCAAAATACATTAGGagtatgttttatgtttgtcttgTGGGACACATAACCTAAGTAAACAATACTGTTAAATAATTAAAGAGAGAACACGACAAACTTTGAattcttattttgtttaattgatCAAATGAGGAGTGCTTAGTTTGATTCACACATTGCCACTCAACAGACAACCTTGTCTCCAGTTTgacatacacatacagtgaTGTATAAAAAGgatgtttattttacaaactgCCTTTAACCTGAGCATATACTGACTGAGGCCACTTAAAAACAGGATCATTTGACTCTTGGTGGAGATGGGATGGATATCATacgttttagaaaaaaaaagcaaagaccATTGTAGCAGACAAGTAATCTGATGTGTAAGGAATGTATCACAAGTTTTGGCAGGAGTTTCATCTACACTTGGACAATTACAAATATGCTTTGGGATTGAGTACAGTGCTTGTAGTCTTTTTACACTGTGCTTAAAGACTATCAGACAAGATGTAGTTGGTTGCCATTGTAATGATGGGGGCTCCTGTTGGGACACCAGGGAAAGGACCACTGGATCCTGCGATGTCAACGTGGGAGTAAGGAAGAGGCGTGCCAGAATCCACACCATGCTGCGTAGAAAATTAAAGGTTAATAGTTGAACTTCTCTCTTATTGAACTCTCCATACTTGTAGATCAATAACACTTCGTTCTGACAATGTGTGAGCACCTTGTCGAGCCCAGAGGCCATGATGAGGAAGGCTGCTGGGGTCTGATGTCCTCGAGGGGTGGCAGAGGAAGGCAGGTTGTTAGACTGCAGAATATCCTCATACTCAGACTTGCCCTTGTGGAACTCATAGTCCTCTCGTCTGATCATGGACACCTCGAACACGTCGCCCAAAACCTCTCCGGCTGCACAAGAGGTCCAAAACCACGTGTTAGTTAGTGACAGTGTTATATTGTTTTAGATCAGTAATTATGTCTAAGTTTTTGTTTCAGTCAAAATATCAAACCCTGCCATTTCACCCGATAAGGAGTGGTTAAATCGAAGAGTAAGATTACAGAGAGAGCGTATGAGATGTTTTCTATattgtatttgattttttgtttaaattctgACTTTCAAAAAGGTCAAAATCACTAATAGATGGACATAACAAGATGTTTAATTATGATAAGATATGTCTCCTGACACATGTTCTGTATAATGTTTAACGACACGAAACAGAGAagctttcatgaaaagaaacaaatgattgaaaataacttttggtTCTTGCTGATGAAATGTTTATCTGAATATATCTGATAATCATTGCATGAACTAGTTTAACTATTAAACTCTGGTCTGCCTTTACTAGCTGTTTGGAGCTTATACTGTAGCTGCATCTATCAGTTTTCCTCTGGAAAGCAGTTTGCTCGGTTGTTCAGGAGCTGCTTAAGGAAGTGTTTACAACTCTACTTAATGTAATGAAGGCAAGGAGGTGAAGTGGAAAGATTGGGAAAAACCTGGTGAGTGGACCAGAATCAGAagaactttattgatcccacagGTATGAAAGAATCAATAAGTAGTTAGTGACTAAACTTCAAAATTAAGTTTGAATAAAGAACTATTTAAAACGTTATTTAAGAAATTAAAACTTAGAGAAACTCGCAGACATTAATGAACCACAAAGCCCTGTAATTAAcaagatcatttattttaatccaCTGACAGCTCTAATCAGGAATATTTTTCCTCCACTGATCAAAAAAGAAACTATCATGGTCTAAGTTGATTCATTTCGTTTGCTCACCTTTCTGCCACTGAGCAGCATTGCTGTTGCG is a window of Labrus mixtus chromosome 5, fLabMix1.1, whole genome shotgun sequence DNA encoding:
- the pcna gene encoding proliferating cell nuclear antigen translates to MFEARLVQGSILKKVLEALKDLITEACWDVSSSGISLQSMDSSHVSLVQLTLRHDGFDSYRCDRNLAMGVNLSSMSKILKCAGNEDIITLRAEDNADTLALVFETLNQEKVSDYEMKLMDLDVEQLGIPEQEYSCVVKMPSGEFARICRDLSQIGDAVMISCAKDGVKFSATGELGTGNVKLSQTSNVDKEDEAVTIEMNEPVQLIFALNYLNFFTKATPLSKTVTLSMSADIPLVVEYKIADMGHVKYYLAPKIDEEAS